CATGACTCGCGGGGCATTTCTCATCCCTTTGCGCTTCCATTTTGCCTTCATTTCACCGCCGCTGCTGCTCTTGGTGGGCCTACTGTTTTCCCTGCTGCCCCTCGGCCTCCTTGCCTGGAGTCATCGGCGCCAGGGGCGCCGTCGGGTGCCGGTCTGGGCCCACGGGCTGCGGCAGATTCCCGCCGAAAATGCCATCACCGCCCTGGCTTTTTCCAATGCCCTGCGGGTGTTCTACAGTTTTGTCTACCGACCGCAAAATCGCGTACAACGCTCCTATCGGGAGCGGGAATATTTCATCCGCGAGCTACGCTTCAACTACAGTGAAGCCCCGTTCTTTGGTCCTTGGCTCTTTCGTCCCAGCGTGCGCTTGGTAGAAGCCCTGGCTGATCGCTTCGGTCTTGCCCTGCAAAATGGCTCCCTGAACGCCTATCTGGCGTACATCGGGATATTGTTGCTGGTCATTTTCGCGAGTGTTTTTTATGTTTGACGACAAGGAGAAAAAATAGATGTTCGCCACTTTCGGCTTCATAGCGATCTTTGCCGTGCTCGGCGCCTGGGCCCGCTATGGCCAGTCTCTTTTGGTGCAAACGGTGTTCGGACGGAATTTTCCTTGGGCAACCTTGAGCATCAACGTGCTTGGTTGCTTCCTCATGGGTTTTCTCTTTTTCGAGACCCTGGAGCGTATTTCTCTGGCGCCGGAACTGCG
This sequence is a window from Acidithiobacillus sp. AMEEHan. Protein-coding genes within it:
- the crcB gene encoding fluoride efflux transporter CrcB produces the protein MFATFGFIAIFAVLGAWARYGQSLLVQTVFGRNFPWATLSINVLGCFLMGFLFFETLERISLAPELRTGILTGGLGAYTTFSTFSLETLVLFENGEPARALLYMFSSLFLCVAAAFAGAWISRSI